Part of the Procambarus clarkii isolate CNS0578487 chromosome 20, FALCON_Pclarkii_2.0, whole genome shotgun sequence genome, TTGACAGGTGTGTGTCTATGGACTGTCacttgacaggtgtgtgtgtctgtggattgtcagttgacaggtgtgtgtgtctgtggattgtcagttgacaggtgtgtgtgtctgtggattgtcagttgacaggtgtgtgtgtctgtggattgtcagttgacaggtgtgtgtgtctgtggattgtcagttgacaggtgtgtgtgtctgtggattgtcagttgacaggtgtgtgtgccTGCACTCCAGGgcacacactgttccctcacaccccccccctagTCCTCAAACGCCCCCGCCAGTCTGTTATTTCTGCAAATTACAGGTAAAATATGATAgctttttttttataaatctGCAGATATTATGAAATGTTTTAAACTATAAAACAAATTAGAGaggaaaataataaaataaaatttttgAGTTTAATTGTATTGAAAAACTTGTTGAGTGTGGGTGTCGCATTGGTTCTGGGGTCAAGAGCCAATGCGTTCCTTTTCTAGTAAGCCCAGTACGACCTTGTTGTGCACGTACCCAACAATAATTAGTGTTTAAAATTGGGTGAGGATAGCCCCATGGATCAGCCTCGATTCAGAGAGGCATTTTTACTTCCAAATATAAATATTACAGAGGATAAATCATCTAGCAGGCATAGCATGTTAGCGAGAGATCGGCTCCAATATGTTTGGAAAACTAGTTGATGTACTAATGACCGGTGATAGATTTTGAAAACTTCCTCGATTTATTGAttttaaaatattgaaaaatttaACCACATGAAGTTCCGTTCATGTGGCGGCTATTCCCATCTAATGAAACAAAAATATACTTATTGAAAACAAAAACCTACTAAACCTTAGCTTAAATAATCGACCTTAACACTTAAGATACCAATTCTTATTCAAAAGTTATTTTAAGTAACAGTATAGAAGGGGCTTCATTTTCAAGGCTTTATCATATACAAACTTAACGGTTATGAGAGGCTCGTCAACATCCTGTCTTGACCAGGTCTTGACCAGGTCTTGACCAGGTCTTGACTAGGTCTTGACTAGGTCTTGACCAGGTCTTGACCAGGTCTTGACCAGGTCTTGACCCGGTTTTGACCAGGTCTTGACCCGGTTTTGACCAGGTCTTGACCCGGTTTTGACCAGGTCTTGACCAGGTCTTGGCCTGCTCTTGACCCGGTCTTGCCCAGATCTTGACCAAGGTCTTGACCCGGTCTTGCCCAGATCTTGACCTGCTCTTGACCCGGTCTTGCCCAGATCTTGACCAGGTCTTGCCCAGATCTTGACCAAGGTCTTGACCCGGTCTTGCCCAGATCTTGACCAGGTCTTGGCCTGCTCTTGACCAGGTCTTGCCCAGATCTTGACCAGGTCTTGACCCGGTCTTGCCCAGATCTTGACCAGGTCTTGGCCTGTTCTTGACCCGGTCTTGCCCAGATCTTGACCAAGGTCTTGACAGGATCCTGACCGGGGTATCTGTTTCCATCATGGAGACACAGTCCTACACTTGCTCCTGGAGACCACGGAGCCGTTTTGGCACACTCCGTCACACCAACTGACTAAACATGTGTTCAACTTGTTCTTCTAGCAACGTTCATTCACGAACAGCTGAACTTTGCAGCACAACAATACACCAAGGAGCTACCTTTGTCAGTAGAGAAAACTTAGTCGCTCGAAGATATAATTATTCAGTCATGGAAAAGTATCTTCGATTAGTTGATGGGAACAAAGACCAACCAATCGTTGGTGAGAAGGATTAATGTGCTGGTAACTAATGGCCGCGCCACACTCACCTATTGTGCCCCCACCTTACTTCTTCACAGGAATATActcaccaggagcaacacaatGGAGCAGGGTGAGTGTGTACTAGTGTGAGCAGCCAGAGTGCACTAGTGTGAGCAGCCAGAGTGTACTAGTGTGAGCAGCCAGAGTGCACTAGTGTGAGCAGCCAGAGTGAACTAGTGTGAGCAGCCAGAGTGTACTAGTGTGAGCAGCCAGAGTGTACTAATGTGAGCAGCCAGAGTGTACTAGTGTGAGCAGCCAGAGTGTACTAGTGTGAGCAGCCAGAGTGAACTAGTGTGGTGTTGAATCTGGTGAAGTGACGAGACCACAAGCTGTTGGTTGTCTACATGTAGACAATGCCCACATGTGCACGTAGACAATGCCCAcatgtgcaaggtaaaattacgcATTGCTTGAGCAAGGTTTGGCCAACGAGGTAAGGAACGGTGAAGCTTGCTTGTAGCTTCTGTCGCGCGCAACACAACGTCGTAGAAATGCTAAGAAACAGTCCCAGACCATTGATTTGCAACTTATGAAGGACATAGACGCTACATTACAAATCTGTGACAAAATTGTGGCTATACGGTCGCAGTAGGAGGGTGTGTTATACATAGAATGAACCCtgcttggtttgtgttttttggggggttatttGGGAACACTGTGTTCCCAAATAACCAAACGTGTTTGCTTGCATAGTTGCACTATGCTTTTATGTTTGGTCTGCTGTATTATTCATTGTGTTTCTTGTACGGCGCGTGTTTGTTTACGtgtctgtgtaaatagtgtaaaatTGTAAatacctttatatatatttatcgaGTGATTAATGATTCTTGGTCACTGTTGCTGTATTGGTCATACTGTTATGTGTTCTGTGAATGTGTATGTTGTGTGGCCGCCTGCGTGACCTGTGGCTCTCGTCCTGATTGTCTCTGTAACTTGTCATGTAACTATTACTGTATttcgtactgtaatttacattggGATACAGTTTTATCATTACAGATTGTTCATTTCCAGTGCTTGTTGTGTCTTCTGTTTTTACTGGCATGTTTCTCGTTCTTTTCTACTTTAATGACAATAACAGTGACTCGTGGTGCCAGAGATGTGCTGGTCTTTATAATATTTAGTGCCTGGCTCCGCTTGCTTGGTTAGGCTGTGTTGTGTAACTCTGTTTTTCCTGTTTGTCTATGTAATTGTTATGAGTTTTGCTGCATAGGTTCATGTACTTGATTATTGTCATGTTTACTCAGGTGATTTTGATGTTGCTAAATGTATGTCGGTGTTCCTGTTAAGGTTATATGTGATCTATGTGTTTGGATTCATGTTTGTGTCTATTATTTTATTTGTAAATATTGTTCTTTTATAAATAGATTTTGTTTTCAAATCGGGTTAACCAGCAACTGTGTCCCCCCCCCTTGGTTCTTTGTTAAGTTTGCCGGTCCACCAGTCCCGGTCCACCAGTCCCGGTGGACCGCTCTCACAAGACGTCACGATGCTGCACGGGGCTGGTGGGCTGCTATAGGTAGTGGTAATCTGGTGTCTTGAGTTTCTGGAAGATTCTGGGACGTCATTTAATTTGGGAAGATGTTCTTGCCCCTTCTGAAACCTCCATATAATCACTTCCAAAGTCAACCACCTTCGTCCTGTCGCTTCCTATACTTGGTCTAGTTAATACATGCTGACacagacacaccacaacacaacagccaATGAGCGAGGACAACTGCCACACAGGTGTTACAGACTTGGCTCCACCTGCAATCACTTGCCGCAAATGCTAAACAGTtaacccctgttcacccagcagtgactgtgtacctggttgtaaaccgactggcgggtcgtgttccagggacaaCTAGTGGGTAAAGCTTactatgaactatgggaagggaaagctctcagcctgctcacAAGGAGTCATCCGTTCCTGTGACCATCTTTGAATAAAAACAAAACCTGTTTCTAACAATCGGACAGCTCTTCCTTCTCCAGGAGCTGAATACAATTACAAGAGATGTACACAATGCTTCCCATTGTCTCCCTCAGTATCCTCGGAGAGATCTTGTCTGGGCTTATGGCTTTGTAGagacgggggagagagagagagagagagagagagagagagagagagagagagagagagagagagagagagagagagagagagagagagagagagagagagggacagtgagagagagagagagagagagagggacagtgagagagagagagagagagagagggacagtgagagagagagagagagagagagagagagagagagagagagagagagagagagagagagagagagagagagagagagagagagagagagagagagagagagggacagtgagagagagaggcagagggacaAAGTAAGAGAAATCATTTGTTGTGTCTGTTATAGGCTCTTGTCTGAGAGAGTGGAGGGCAGGGCGGGCTGAAGGCGCGTTATAAACGATGTAGAGAAGACAGATGGATAATGTGAGATTTTTGTGAGAGGGGAGCagtgaggggtggggaggggagcagtgggaggtggggaggggagcagtgaggggtggggaggggagcagtgaggggtggggaggggagcagtgggaggtggggaggggagcagtgaggggtggggaggggagcagtgaggggtggggaggggagcagtgggaggtggggaggggagcagtgaggggtggggaggggagcagtgaggggtggggaggggagcagtgggaggtggggaggggagcagtgaggggtggggaggggagcagtgaggggtggggaggggagcagtgaggggtggggaggggagcaGTGGGAGGTGGGGCGGGGTGTAGTGAGAGGTGGGGAGGGGAGCAGTGGAAAATGGGAGGTGGAGGAGGTGCAGGAAATGGGGTTGGAGGCGCGGCCGCAATTGGGATGGTGCTGGTGGCAggcttggtggtagtgttggaagtgatggtgatagaggtgggggaggagggagtaAGCAGTGGAGGCGCTAtcatcaccttcactaccaccgtTATCATCAATGTGACGTCAGAAGAGAACACTGGGAAAAGAGCCTTAAAGTAACGCAGGAAAAGTAATTATAACATGAAGCAGCATCAATACTTACATCAACACAGCACCGTAGAGGTTCCCAGTGATAACACAAGcgccagtaccaacaacaacaacacatggACTGTATTAGAGAAACAGACGCAACATTATGTATCTCAAAATCTGAAACCATGAGGCAATATTTGCATTGGTAATCAATTGTTTCCCGAGCGAGTTGATCCGTAATAACTTAACTCATAATCAATCATAACTATGTATATAACCATGTATAGCTgcacttcagtgtcagagtgtgaACCAAGTGTGACTAACTACAGTTTTGTTACGAACCTTCAAGAAATTGGGAGTCggctggtggggggggaggggtcagagGGGGGGGACGGGAAGGTAATCAAAATTTTTTGGAGTGTTTGAgtgtttggagggggggggaggggagggggggggaggggtgttctcCCTGGGTGAACTACGGGAGGCTTGGCTGGTCCTTCTGCCTAGAAAACAGTGACCAAAGCTCAGCTTCCCGCCTGCTTTACCTACAAGATTCTCAAGAGATGAAAATATACAACAGATGAGAAAGCAGTTCTGGAAGTTCAACACAGAGAAAACtgcatccatgtgtgtgtgtgtgtgtgtgtgtgtgtgtgtgtgtgtgtgtgtgtgtgtgtgtgtgtgtgtgtgtgtgtgtgtgtgtgtgtgtgtgtgtattcacctagttgtgcttccggggggttgagctctgctcattcggcccgtctctcaactgtcaatcaacgatcACTTTcttttcctccacacacacacacacacccacaggaagcagccaataacagctgtctaactcccaggtacctatttactgcaaggtgaacaggtgcatcaggtatAACCACGGGACTGTACCGGCCATGCAGGCCGTCACTCCTCTTGCCTAATACTACACAACCAAACAACAACATTATCAAGGCAAAACAAATAACTGGTTCCATCGAGGCTCATCAGTAACAGTCCACAAATTCACTCAGATCTTCCATTAGGTAAATGACGGACTGGCAAACAAATTTTGTGTTGCTTCAGGGGAAAAGTTCCATCTGCAACACTGCAAAGAGAATGAGTCCGCTTTGTGATCTCGCGGATAGAAAAGCGGATTGATATCAATAATAATTTGATAGTTAAGGTACTTGATACATTTCTTGGGTAACAGTTTTGAGGTGATCTCAGTTGGGGGAGGGGGCTTGTTTGGGAGGGGGTCGTGTTGCCTGCaggcgtggtgggggggggggttatgggggggaCACAGCTCCATCAACTCTTAAACttacaaccactaaacatcagactacagcaccaagcgatGGTGTGTGGCATATCATCGCAATGTTAAATGTCCCAATGTTAGAATGATTACTACAAGAAgagacgtcccactcccacagctggtgggaggagggcgtctcatcttggaccaccagctgtgggagtggggacaATTACACCCACAcgccgtgtcagcaaggcggacagtccgcctcctATCATAACTCGCACTAtatttttcacactttattttatatttttaaactTTTCATTAATATGCGCCTCTCCAGTCCTCTTTACTACACCCCCCCCAAAATAAGGGGGTGGTTGGTTCTCTCTGGTTGGGAGACGGTTGGTTGTGGTTGCTTGGGGTAGATCTGGGGGGTGGTTGATTTTTGTCAAAGGGGGGCGTGACGTCGTTtgttgccgggggggggggatgtcgcTTGtttcgttgggggggggggcaattggGATGATTGGCAGTCACTTACAGAGTCAAGGCATCAACTCTGACAAATTGAAAACGTGGAAATTTTTACACTATATTAAATTTagaaacatatataaataaaacattgaaaggccGCTTCATTGCCCAAACGACTGAGCAAACAGTAGTGTTAAATTTAAGAATGAATACGAAAATAAAATCAGATTCTATTATTCCATCTTTGTGGACACTAAATTTGTTAGACAGTAATAAATAATGCCTATTAGAATtaccacaggtaacttttttgtctacattggtaaaaataaataagtatatatatacaaagttaaaaacaaacaaacactaTACAAGATGCACGACAGAGAACAAACACACAAGCACACCGTGAAAGCAGTTATAACGAAACAAGCAACTATAAGAAGACATGTAGCAAGGAACTAATTACAGGTATATAACGTACAAGACGAGACACTTACAACACACCAAGTATGCTGTTGCCAAACCTGCACCACACAGTGCTCCTTACACCCGCAGCTACACAAGGAACACACAaagatacaaaaatatatatatcttcctacaTAGGGAACAAGGAGCAACAAatatgacaggtgtacaccaataTTTATGCCttaaaccataaccacaacaattaAATGGCTCCACACGTCCCAGAAAATGGGGAACACACACGTAAGTAAATGTTTCGGGTTGAAAGAAACAAAGTAAACACA contains:
- the LOC138366755 gene encoding uncharacterized protein yields the protein METDTPVRILSRPWSRSGQDRVKNRPRPGQDLGKTGSRPGQDLGKTWSRAGQDLVKIWARPGQDLGQDLGKTWSRSGQDRVKSRSRSGQDRVKTLVKIWARPGQEQAKTWSRPGQNRVKTWSKPGQDLVKTGSRPGQDLVKTWSRPSQDLVKTWSRPGQDLVKTGC